Proteins from a single region of Lepus europaeus isolate LE1 chromosome 4, mLepTim1.pri, whole genome shotgun sequence:
- the LOC133758628 gene encoding olfactory receptor 2B11: protein MRSDNQSALGDPPEDFILLGVSDRPWLELPLFVVLLVSYMLAMLGNIAIILVSRLDPQLHSPMYIFLSHLSFLDLCYTTTTVPQMLVNIGSSRKTISYGGCTVQYAIFHWLGCTECVVLAAMALDRYVAICEPLRYAIIMRRPLCLLLVAMAWLSGFGNSLVQVVLTVQLPFCGRQVLDNFFCEVPAMIKLSCADTAVNDATLAVLVAFFVLVPLALILLSYGFITRAVLRIRSAKGRHKAFGTCSSHLLVVSLFYLPAIYMYLQPPSRYSQEQGKFISLFYSIITPTLNPFIYTLRNKDVKGALRRLLARAWRPCRR from the coding sequence ATGAGAAGTGACAACCAGAGTGCCTTGGGGGACCCCCCTGAGGACTTCATCCTTCTGGGTGTTTCTGATaggccatggctggagctgcccctctTTGTGGTCCTCCTGGTGTCCTACATGCTGGCCATGCTGGGAAACATTGCCATCATCCTGGTATCCCGGCTGGATCCCCAGCTGCACAGCCCCATGTACATCTTCCTCAGCCACCTGTCCTTCTTGGACCTGTGCTACACCACCACCACGGTCCCACAGATGCTGGTCAACATAGGCAGCTCCAGGAAGACCATCAGCTACGGGGGCTGCACTGTGCAgtacgccatcttccactggctgggGTGCACTGAGTGTGTTGTCTTGGCCGCCATGGCCCTGGACCGCTACGTGGCCATCTGTGAGCCCCTTCGTTATGCCATCATCATGCGCCgtcctctctgcctgctgctggTGGCCATGGCCTGGCTCAGTGGCTTTGGCAACTCCCTGGTTCAGGTGGTGCTGACGGTACAGCTGCCATTCTGTGGGCGGCAGGTGCTAGACAACTTCTTCTGCGAGGTGCCGGCCATGATCAAGCTGTCATGCGCCGACACGGCAGTGAACGACGCCACGCTGGCCGTGCTGGTGGCATTCTTTGTGCTGGTGCCCCTGGCCCTCATCCTGCTGTCCTATGGCTTCATCACCCGTGCCGTGCTCAGGATCCGTTCTGCCAAGGGACGGCACAAAGCCTTTGGGACCTgctcctcccacctgctggtaGTCTCCCTCTTCTACCTGCCGGCCATCTACATGTACCTGCAGCCCCCTTCCCGCTACTCCCAAGAGCAGGGCAAGTTTATCTCACTCTTCTATTCCATAATCACCCCCACCCTCAACCCCTTCATCTATACCCTGAGGAATAAGGACGTGAAGGGGGCCCTGAGGAGACTCctagccagggcctggaggcCCTGCAGGAGATGA